One window of the Eucalyptus grandis isolate ANBG69807.140 chromosome 6, ASM1654582v1, whole genome shotgun sequence genome contains the following:
- the LOC104448542 gene encoding uroporphyrinogen decarboxylase 1, chloroplastic, giving the protein MGLPSLTSACGSLGLSSSSMPTVQHLGFRCTPLDAFWVPRNRRNSRRGFRVACSSSSATDPLLVRAARGDPVNRPPAWMMRQAGRYMAVYRKLAEKHPSFRERSETTDLIVEISLQPWEAFHPDGVIIFSDILTPLPAFGVPFDIEEVRGPVIGSPIRSEEALKSLHSIDLGKLHFVGDSLRILRQEVEGRATLLGFVGAPWTIATYVVEGGTTRTYTVIKSMCHTAPHVLRTLLSHIAQAIAEYAIFQVESGAHCIQIFDSWGGQLPPDMWEHWSKPYIQQIVDVVRERCPGTPLVLYINGNGGLLERMTETGVDVIGLDWTVDMADGRKRLGSGVGVQGNVDPAYLFSPLPALTEEIQRVVKCAGPKGHILNLGHGVLVGTPEEAVAHFFDVARSLTYDSFLQDHAAEKATLVA; this is encoded by the exons ATGGGTCTTCCTTCTTTGACCAG CGCGTGTGGCTCGCTGGGTTTAAGCAGTTCTTCGATGCCGACCGTGCAGCATCTAGGGTTTCGTTGCACTCCCCTCGACGCGTTCTGGGTCCCTCGTAATAGGAGGAATTCCCGCCGGGGGTTTCGCGTGGCTTGCTCTTCCTCTTCAGCTACTg aTCCACTCTTGGTAAGGGCTGCTAGAGGAGATCCTGTGAATAGGCCCCCGGCATGGATGATGCGACAAGCTGGAAGGTATATGGCTGTTTACAGAAAGCTTGCAGAGAAACATCCATCCTTCAGAGAGAGGTCAGAGACCACTGATCTCATTGTGGAAATTTCTTTGCAGCCTTGGGAAGCTTTTCATCCAGATGGGGTTATCATTTTCTCTGACATACTCACCCCTTTACCTGCATTTGGGGTCCCATTTGACATCGAAGAAGTAAGGGGCCCTGTAATCGGGTCCCCAATTCGTTCTGAGGAGGCCTTGAAGTCATTGCATTCAATTGACTTGGGGAAACTTCATTTTGTAGGAGATTCCTTGAGGATCTTGCGGCAGGAG GTTGAAGGGCGGGCCACTCTACTTGGTTTTGTTGGGGCACCATGGACAATTGCTACATATGTGGTTGAAGGGGGTACGACTCGGACATATACTGTCATAAAAAGCATGTGCCATACAGCGCCGCATGTATTGAGGACTCTCCTATCTCATATTGCTCAAGCAATTGCAGAATATGCCATCTTCCAGGTGGAATCTGGAGCTCATTGTATACAAATATTTGATTCATGGGGTGGACAGCTACCTCCTGACATGTGGGAACACTGGTCAAAGCCTTACATCCAACAG ATTGTGGATGttgtgagagagagatgccCAGGAACTCCGCTCGTCCTATACATAAATGGAAATGGTGGCCTTCTTGAGCGAATGACAGAAACTGGAGTGGATGTGATTGGGCTGGACTGGACTGTGGACATGGCAGATGGAAGGAAACGGTTAGGTAGTGGAGTTGGCGTGCAGGGAAATGTTGACCCTGCTTACTTGTTCTCTCCTCTCCCAGCCTTGACTGAAGAAATTCAAAG GGTTGTGAAATGCGCAGGGCCAAAAGGTCACATTCTTAATCTGGGGCATGGTGTCCTTGTTGGGACACCTGAAGAAGCAGTTGCCCATTTCTTCGATGTAGCCAGGAGTTTAACATATGATTCATTTTTACAAGATCATGCAGCAGAGAAGGCTACACTGGTAGCTTGA